From Lagenorhynchus albirostris chromosome 10, mLagAlb1.1, whole genome shotgun sequence, the proteins below share one genomic window:
- the C10H3orf18 gene encoding uncharacterized protein C3orf18 homolog isoform X2 — protein sequence MDSRIPSARSWISSHPPTSEPDLEPATDGPASETTTLSPEATSFNDTRIPDVAGGTAGVGTMLLSFGIITVIGLAVAMVLYIRKKKRLEKLRHQLMPMYNFDPTEEQDELERELLEHGRDTASVQAATAVQATLAKTTLPSQGPMQRPSRLVFSDVANAIHA from the exons ATGGACTCCAGGATCCCATCTGCTAGGAGCTGGATCAGcagccacccacccacctctGAACCTGACCTGGAGCCTGCCACAGATGGGCCAGCTTCCGAGACCACCACACTCAGCCCAGAAGCCACCAGCTTTAATGACACCAGAATCCCTGACGTGGCTGGTGGCACAGCCGGCGTGGGCACAATGCTTCTGTCCTTTGGGATCATCACAGTGATTGGCCTGGCTGTGGCCATG GTTTTGTacatcaggaagaagaagag gctggAGAAGCTGCGCCACCAGCTCATGCCTATGTACAACTTCGACCCCACGGAGGAGCAAGATGAACTGGAGCGGGAGCTGCTGGAGCACGGGCGGGACACTGCCTCCGTGCAGGCCGCCACCGCTGTGCAGGCCACGCTGGCCAAG ACCACTCTCCCCTCTCAGGGCCCAATGCAGAGGCCCAGCCGGCTGGTGTTCAGTGATGTAGCCAATGCCATCCACGCGTGA
- the C10H3orf18 gene encoding uncharacterized protein C3orf18 homolog isoform X1: MDSRIPSARSWISSHPPTSEPDLEPATDGPASETTTLSPEATSFNDTRIPDVAGGTAGVGTMLLSFGIITVIGLAVAMVLYIRKKKRLEKLRHQLMPMYNFDPTEEQDELERELLEHGRDTASVQAATAVQATLAKAHCTRPGLGSPGIQPGSVLIAWSPWKLRWPL; the protein is encoded by the exons ATGGACTCCAGGATCCCATCTGCTAGGAGCTGGATCAGcagccacccacccacctctGAACCTGACCTGGAGCCTGCCACAGATGGGCCAGCTTCCGAGACCACCACACTCAGCCCAGAAGCCACCAGCTTTAATGACACCAGAATCCCTGACGTGGCTGGTGGCACAGCCGGCGTGGGCACAATGCTTCTGTCCTTTGGGATCATCACAGTGATTGGCCTGGCTGTGGCCATG GTTTTGTacatcaggaagaagaagag gctggAGAAGCTGCGCCACCAGCTCATGCCTATGTACAACTTCGACCCCACGGAGGAGCAAGATGAACTGGAGCGGGAGCTGCTGGAGCACGGGCGGGACACTGCCTCCGTGCAGGCCGCCACCGCTGTGCAGGCCACGCTGGCCAAG GCTCACTGCACAAGGCCAGGCCTGGGCAGCCCTGGGATCCAGCCTGGCTCTGTCCTGATAGCCTGGTCACCTTGGAAGCTCcgttggcctctctga